A single genomic interval of Verrucomicrobiota bacterium harbors:
- a CDS encoding Gfo/Idh/MocA family oxidoreductase: MNRRKFLKASSAVCASSLFIPNIIRAENLGGQKLRLAMIGVGGRGAKHVDGLSSEQFVAFCDVDEVRAAKAFNQYPNVPRFSDFRVMFDKMGDQFDAVSIAVPDHMHYPIALWAMANGKHVLCEKPLVRTFEEAMLLKEAARQSGVITQMGNQGHANSGLRDIEEWIDAGLIGDVEEVYHWTNRPIWPQGMSSWPQAQPSRSSIDWNLWLGVAPERSYSEEIAPFNWRGFWDYGSGAIGDIACHAMDVSYTPLKLGFPSRVVSDSVGTTEVAFPTESTIYFEFPAANGRGPVRMTWMDGSRRPLDVPFVPNSAIQADPERNKRGMPSGSVIVGSKGSILADMYAKRGRIFPDEYFRQLRKDKAMPAKTLDRVDGTHFMEWVDGIKAGRQPNGNIVDYAADFTGTALIGAISLAVQGPLEFDSERLQFSNSAQANSLLKSQYEYRPEFFAG, from the coding sequence ATGAATCGCAGAAAATTCCTCAAAGCTTCGAGTGCCGTTTGTGCCTCGAGTCTCTTCATTCCTAACATCATCCGTGCCGAGAACCTCGGCGGCCAGAAACTCCGCCTCGCAATGATCGGCGTCGGAGGACGTGGTGCGAAGCACGTTGACGGCCTCTCGTCCGAGCAGTTTGTCGCTTTTTGCGATGTGGATGAAGTCCGGGCCGCAAAAGCTTTCAACCAGTATCCAAACGTTCCCCGGTTTTCAGACTTCCGAGTGATGTTTGACAAGATGGGGGATCAGTTCGACGCGGTTTCGATAGCGGTACCCGACCACATGCACTATCCGATTGCTCTTTGGGCGATGGCCAACGGGAAACACGTCCTTTGTGAGAAGCCTCTTGTACGCACGTTTGAAGAAGCTATGCTGTTGAAGGAGGCTGCAAGGCAGTCTGGGGTGATCACTCAAATGGGTAACCAAGGGCATGCCAATAGCGGCCTTCGTGACATTGAAGAGTGGATTGACGCCGGACTGATTGGGGATGTGGAGGAAGTCTACCACTGGACGAACCGACCGATTTGGCCGCAGGGAATGAGTTCCTGGCCACAGGCGCAGCCTTCTCGGAGTTCAATCGACTGGAACCTTTGGTTGGGCGTTGCCCCGGAGCGGTCCTACAGTGAGGAGATTGCTCCCTTCAACTGGCGGGGATTTTGGGATTATGGTAGCGGTGCCATTGGCGACATTGCGTGTCATGCGATGGACGTGTCCTACACACCGCTCAAGTTGGGATTCCCGTCCAGAGTGGTTTCGGATTCCGTCGGAACGACGGAAGTAGCTTTTCCGACTGAGTCTACGATTTACTTCGAGTTTCCGGCGGCCAACGGGCGTGGTCCCGTGCGTATGACCTGGATGGACGGCAGCCGACGGCCTCTCGATGTCCCGTTTGTCCCCAATTCTGCGATCCAGGCAGACCCTGAAAGGAACAAAAGAGGAATGCCAAGCGGCTCTGTCATTGTCGGTTCAAAAGGGTCAATTCTCGCGGACATGTATGCGAAGCGCGGCCGCATTTTTCCCGACGAGTATTTCCGGCAACTCCGCAAGGACAAAGCAATGCCGGCAAAAACACTGGATCGAGTCGACGGCACCCACTTCATGGAATGGGTGGATGGTATCAAGGCAGGAAGGCAGCCAAATGGAAACATCGTTGACTACGCGGCTGATTTCACCGGCACCGCGCTGATCGGAGCGATCTCGTTGGCGGTTCAAGGTCCGCTGGAGTTCGATTCGGAAAGGCTTCAGTTTTCGAACAGCGCTCAGGCGAATTCATTGCTGAAAAGCCAATATGAGTATCGCCCAGAGTTTTTTGCTGGTTGA
- a CDS encoding glycosyl hydrolase family 28-related protein, which produces MIRAFVFCFISLRLGISAVIAQEIEWRIISTEYPTDDVVVAGLNVIDFGADPKGARDSTRAFQRALDRMGDAGGGTVFAPEGRYLFEGSLEIPVSVTLRGEWRAPTVEDPTVWGTILMPTGGKGNAEGEPFITVDVCAGVKDLNVWYPEQNLERPIPYPYSMIQKRGNNATFENLTLVNPYQGIKIGPGPNELHFVRNVYGTPIRTGVWYDSTTDIGRLQTIVFTPSVWRNSGLPNVPQNYSWIRQNGTAIFMGRSDWEYVANVHAQGYRRGFHIAKGERGAANAQFYRLILRDCEVGMEVEETNPYGMVFTQCFFEGSEHGVLVDEPFKSTIMFSNCIFTGGEAIRSNGRGKILMEQCQVANGDVVVEAGVLVSLNPTMQDPQARFALSGSVEGLALAGQRSWQSLVESQGSGRVVQIFDQDLPLNPLPSYPKDPQRAFYPGNREVLEVVEPSGKDDTNPIQRAMESVSRKGGGIVFLPAGDYRLEGQLVVPSGVELRGVHDVPHHTMGGGSVLHVYGEGEEPTLVLSEQSGLRGLGFHYPDQDVEVIRPYPFLIQGRGSDIYVINVNAANPYRFIDFMTYRCDRHYIDYASGAPLLMGILVGGGSESGIVMNMQFNPHYWGRSPNRNPLYANQPNGGIAGGSGKILWEYQKENLDALVVGSTKGQFLFQNFVYGSLYGIHFTEQEGEGAVDCVSHGHGTDGSKIGVFFEHGHGTITMVNSELVAMSSTDKTAIRIGDNFDSEATLINTMIWGQPDRLAEVLNGTLTLQNMHANRHGEGAVITGGQLRGYNLSFNNLGQHLFVDRNSRAEWIGVVTRGPFIRTGENADYELVMERGRR; this is translated from the coding sequence ATGATACGCGCTTTTGTATTTTGTTTCATCTCCCTTCGACTAGGAATTTCGGCCGTAATTGCGCAGGAAATTGAGTGGAGAATCATCTCCACGGAATACCCGACTGACGATGTGGTTGTGGCGGGGTTGAACGTGATTGATTTTGGTGCTGACCCCAAAGGCGCGCGAGATTCAACCAGGGCTTTCCAACGAGCCTTGGATCGGATGGGAGACGCTGGCGGTGGGACGGTTTTCGCGCCGGAGGGCAGATATCTTTTTGAAGGGAGCCTGGAAATTCCAGTTTCCGTGACGCTTCGGGGGGAGTGGCGTGCGCCGACTGTTGAAGACCCTACAGTTTGGGGAACGATATTGATGCCTACAGGAGGGAAAGGAAACGCCGAAGGAGAACCGTTCATTACCGTCGATGTGTGCGCTGGGGTTAAAGATCTGAACGTATGGTACCCGGAGCAGAATTTAGAAAGGCCGATTCCTTACCCGTATTCGATGATCCAAAAGCGTGGAAACAATGCCACTTTTGAGAATCTGACGCTGGTGAACCCGTATCAGGGAATTAAGATCGGACCGGGTCCAAATGAATTACACTTTGTCAGAAACGTTTATGGAACACCGATCAGGACAGGAGTATGGTATGATTCTACGACGGATATCGGTCGTCTTCAGACCATAGTCTTTACCCCGTCTGTGTGGAGGAATAGCGGCTTGCCGAACGTTCCACAGAACTACTCATGGATTCGGCAAAATGGCACCGCGATATTCATGGGGCGTTCCGACTGGGAGTACGTAGCAAACGTTCATGCGCAGGGTTACCGTCGTGGGTTTCACATCGCAAAGGGCGAGAGAGGTGCAGCGAATGCACAGTTTTACCGACTGATTCTTCGTGATTGCGAGGTAGGGATGGAGGTCGAGGAGACGAACCCTTATGGGATGGTTTTCACGCAGTGTTTCTTTGAGGGCAGCGAGCATGGAGTTTTGGTCGATGAGCCGTTCAAATCGACGATCATGTTCTCGAACTGCATCTTTACCGGCGGTGAGGCGATCCGCTCAAACGGTCGGGGCAAGATCCTAATGGAGCAGTGCCAGGTTGCCAATGGTGATGTCGTAGTAGAGGCGGGGGTCCTTGTTTCTCTAAACCCAACCATGCAGGACCCTCAGGCCCGTTTTGCCCTTTCCGGGAGTGTCGAAGGACTTGCTCTGGCGGGTCAGAGGTCTTGGCAGTCGCTGGTTGAAAGTCAGGGTTCAGGGAGAGTAGTCCAGATTTTTGATCAGGATCTTCCTTTAAATCCGCTTCCTTCCTATCCGAAGGATCCGCAGAGGGCTTTTTACCCCGGGAACCGTGAGGTTCTGGAGGTCGTTGAACCCTCTGGTAAAGACGATACGAACCCGATTCAACGTGCGATGGAAAGTGTCTCACGAAAGGGTGGTGGAATTGTCTTTCTGCCGGCCGGAGATTATCGCCTCGAGGGTCAACTGGTGGTTCCTTCCGGGGTGGAGTTGAGGGGTGTGCATGATGTGCCTCACCATACCATGGGTGGAGGAAGCGTCCTGCATGTTTACGGTGAGGGCGAGGAACCGACTTTGGTGCTTAGCGAGCAAAGTGGTTTGCGCGGGTTGGGCTTCCATTACCCGGATCAGGATGTGGAGGTGATCCGTCCCTATCCCTTTTTGATCCAGGGCCGAGGGAGTGACATCTACGTGATTAACGTTAACGCGGCGAATCCCTACCGCTTCATCGATTTCATGACTTATCGCTGTGATCGACACTACATCGACTATGCATCCGGGGCTCCCTTGTTGATGGGAATCCTCGTTGGTGGAGGCAGCGAAAGTGGCATAGTCATGAACATGCAATTCAACCCTCACTATTGGGGACGTTCACCGAATCGGAACCCACTTTACGCAAACCAACCCAACGGTGGCATCGCCGGAGGCAGTGGAAAAATTCTTTGGGAGTATCAAAAAGAGAATCTAGACGCGTTGGTCGTGGGAAGCACGAAGGGCCAGTTTCTCTTTCAGAATTTCGTCTATGGTTCGCTCTATGGAATTCATTTCACCGAGCAAGAAGGAGAGGGTGCTGTAGATTGTGTGAGTCATGGTCACGGTACTGATGGGTCTAAGATCGGCGTTTTTTTCGAACACGGTCACGGAACCATCACCATGGTCAACAGCGAGTTGGTCGCGATGTCGTCCACCGACAAGACTGCGATCCGAATTGGCGACAACTTTGACTCGGAGGCCACCTTGATCAACACGATGATTTGGGGCCAGCCTGACCGTCTTGCCGAGGTTTTAAATGGCACTCTCACCCTTCAGAATATGCACGCCAACCGTCATGGAGAAGGAGCCGTAATTACCGGAGGACAGCTTCGAGGCTACAATCTTAGTTTTAATAATCTCGGACAGCACCTCTTTGTAGATCGAAACTCGCGGGCTGAATGGATCGGAGTAGTTACCAGGGGGCCTTTCATTCGGACTGGGGAAAATGCTGACTATGAACTAGTTATGGAGCGTGGCCGTCGATAG
- a CDS encoding HAD family phosphatase, whose product MMQFPKLGNNAESLGLTSIESTSDHRFTAGRDGVQAIAKTGDGKVEFVGLPNQTLALVNSAMGYPAYYPVEDLGEELPIEAVLMDLDGTTVHSEEFWIWIIQMSTASLLGDRYFELEEADLPYVSGHSVSEHLQYCVDKYCPDRSVEEARKFYFEHTHREMKLILDGKGKPGAFRPSPGIKDFLLELKDMGIKLGLVTSGLYEKAYPEILDAFKTLDLGDPTHFYDAIITAGFALRKGETGTLGELSPKPHPWLYAETFRVGLGMDFSRRGSAIGIEDSGAGICSIRLAGLQAWGIGGGNIEQSGTKGLCSIYEEDFESLLAKIKSRS is encoded by the coding sequence ATGATGCAGTTCCCAAAATTAGGAAATAACGCTGAGTCACTTGGGCTCACATCCATCGAATCGACCAGCGATCACCGCTTCACTGCTGGCCGGGATGGAGTGCAGGCCATAGCGAAAACAGGCGACGGTAAAGTGGAGTTTGTTGGGTTGCCGAACCAGACTCTTGCTTTGGTCAACTCTGCGATGGGCTACCCAGCCTATTATCCGGTTGAAGATCTCGGCGAAGAGCTGCCGATTGAAGCGGTCCTCATGGATTTGGACGGAACAACGGTTCACAGCGAGGAGTTTTGGATCTGGATCATTCAGATGAGCACGGCCAGTTTGCTTGGAGACCGGTATTTTGAGCTTGAAGAAGCGGACCTGCCTTATGTTTCCGGGCATTCCGTCTCGGAGCACCTTCAATATTGTGTGGACAAATATTGTCCGGACAGGTCGGTCGAGGAAGCCCGCAAATTTTATTTCGAGCACACCCATCGCGAGATGAAGTTGATCCTGGATGGAAAGGGAAAGCCAGGAGCCTTTCGCCCTTCACCTGGGATCAAGGACTTTCTACTCGAGCTCAAGGATATGGGTATCAAACTTGGCTTGGTTACCTCCGGTTTGTATGAGAAAGCTTACCCGGAAATTCTGGATGCCTTCAAAACTCTCGATCTTGGCGACCCCACGCATTTCTACGATGCGATCATAACAGCCGGGTTCGCTTTGAGAAAGGGCGAGACAGGAACCTTGGGTGAACTTTCGCCTAAGCCGCATCCGTGGTTGTATGCGGAAACCTTTCGAGTCGGTTTGGGTATGGATTTTTCCCGGCGTGGGTCTGCGATTGGAATCGAAGACAGTGGTGCGGGGATCTGTTCGATTCGACTCGCCGGCCTTCAGGCATGGGGGATTGGTGGCGGCAACATTGAGCAGTCCGGAACGAAAGGTCTGTGCAGCATTTACGAAGAGGACTTCGAATCGTTGCTGGCGAAAATCAAATCTCGGTCGTAA
- a CDS encoding sulfatase: MAIVLRLLLLCGVVLCGTLGTRAEKPNVIVIFTDDQGYGDLGVYGAEGFSTPEIDRMASEGIRFTNFHVVFPSCTMSRMGLLTGRYPYRWGKMGGVYFPWSRDGLPQSEVTIAEILKEQGYATSIVGKWHLGHLPEFLPTEQGFDSYFGIPYSNDMAHDGGMPLAPNAKLLGGMTLEDYHAYLPQEVGKDEGRELYRKYKDKVPLMENTEVIEWPVDQTQITRRFTERAIDFIDENADRPFFLYLAHSMPHVPLFVSDTFEERTERGLYGDVIEEIDWSVGQVLEALRERGLDQNTLVVFTSDNGPWLAQGDTGGSAGSLRDGKGTTYEGGQRVPSIFWWPGRIPAGVVSDFDGSTLDILPTVAALAGAELPTDRVIDGLDIRPVLLGNESEAPSREFFIYGGGQGISKDGWKYRKGRLHGTWIRKQKGAENPQVEQLFNLEEDLGEQTNVIEQYPEKAKTLKQLLQREMAAMNPNSN, from the coding sequence ATGGCTATCGTTCTCCGACTGCTTCTTTTGTGCGGCGTTGTGCTTTGCGGGACGTTGGGAACCCGTGCAGAGAAGCCGAACGTGATTGTCATTTTTACCGATGATCAGGGTTATGGCGATCTAGGCGTTTACGGGGCTGAGGGGTTTTCGACTCCGGAGATTGATCGGATGGCAAGTGAGGGCATTCGATTTACAAATTTCCACGTAGTTTTTCCGAGCTGCACCATGTCGCGGATGGGGCTTTTGACCGGGCGCTATCCCTACCGATGGGGAAAAATGGGGGGAGTCTACTTTCCGTGGAGTCGCGACGGACTGCCTCAGAGTGAGGTCACGATCGCGGAAATCCTGAAGGAACAGGGCTACGCAACCTCTATCGTTGGAAAATGGCATTTAGGGCATTTGCCCGAGTTCCTTCCTACAGAGCAGGGGTTTGATTCGTATTTCGGAATTCCCTACAGCAATGACATGGCCCATGACGGTGGCATGCCGCTCGCGCCGAACGCAAAGCTCCTTGGCGGCATGACGCTCGAAGACTATCATGCCTATCTTCCGCAGGAAGTGGGAAAGGACGAAGGCCGTGAGTTGTATAGAAAATACAAAGACAAGGTTCCTCTGATGGAAAATACCGAGGTGATCGAGTGGCCGGTGGACCAGACGCAGATCACGCGGCGGTTCACCGAGCGTGCCATCGACTTTATCGATGAAAATGCAGACCGACCCTTCTTCCTCTATCTCGCCCATTCGATGCCGCACGTCCCGCTTTTCGTGTCTGACACCTTCGAGGAGCGAACGGAGCGAGGTCTCTATGGCGATGTGATTGAAGAAATTGATTGGTCGGTCGGACAAGTGTTGGAGGCACTGAGGGAGCGTGGACTCGATCAAAATACCCTGGTTGTTTTTACTTCGGACAACGGTCCATGGCTGGCTCAAGGGGATACGGGTGGCTCGGCCGGGTCTTTGCGCGACGGCAAGGGCACCACTTACGAAGGTGGGCAGCGTGTCCCCAGCATTTTCTGGTGGCCTGGTCGAATTCCAGCAGGTGTCGTGTCCGATTTCGACGGTAGCACCCTCGATATTTTGCCGACCGTAGCAGCGCTTGCTGGTGCCGAGCTGCCGACGGATCGCGTCATCGATGGTCTTGATATCCGGCCTGTTCTTTTGGGGAATGAATCGGAGGCGCCCTCGCGGGAATTCTTCATTTACGGCGGAGGCCAGGGGATTTCGAAGGACGGTTGGAAATACCGGAAAGGAAGGCTTCATGGAACGTGGATCCGGAAGCAGAAGGGTGCTGAAAACCCTCAAGTGGAGCAGCTTTTCAACTTGGAGGAGGATCTTGGTGAGCAAACGAACGTGATTGAGCAGTATCCGGAGAAAGCGAAAACGTTGAAACAGTTGCTCCAGAGGGAGATGGCTGCGATGAACCCGAACTCGAATTAG
- a CDS encoding Gfo/Idh/MocA family oxidoreductase, whose product MKISRRNYLKTTAVAAASFALPCFSIGQSGRGANSKLNIGLVGGGGIAKTAFGDCRRENVIAIADVDQVAGSIGFNTFPDAQRYVDFRRMLDAHGDELDLVIVSTPDHTHFVATYAAMERGIAVHTQKPLTHNIWEARTLQAAADKFGVQTVMGNQGHNMEGMRLIREWYEAGLVGKVREVHAWTNRTSVNVKNEGTTPPPEPVPPTLDWELWQGPVPEAAYNKTFVPKGWRWWWQYGLGGLGDIGCHTLEIPTYAMQLGYPNLVYMAPEMDYRNEFDGKKSKAASATYVYEFPAQGSQPPVTIYWYEGGRLPRFPEEIEKSRVPLEGGCLMIGDKNILFSPGMRPSSPRLANDWMELRRQLPPKTLPRAVGGPVKEIIMAIKGEIPGCGSNFDYAAPLTETVILGTIAVRSGKNVEYLPDQMRFKDPSLDFYIREPVRSGWEYGEGLIRSGS is encoded by the coding sequence ATGAAAATCTCACGACGCAACTACTTGAAGACGACAGCAGTCGCTGCTGCCAGTTTCGCCTTACCCTGTTTCAGCATTGGACAATCAGGGCGCGGTGCAAACAGCAAATTGAACATTGGTCTCGTTGGAGGTGGTGGAATTGCAAAAACAGCATTTGGCGACTGTCGTAGAGAAAACGTTATAGCAATCGCCGATGTCGATCAGGTTGCTGGGTCCATTGGCTTCAATACTTTTCCCGATGCACAGCGCTACGTCGATTTTCGCCGCATGCTGGACGCTCACGGTGACGAGTTGGATTTGGTTATCGTCAGCACTCCGGATCATACCCACTTTGTTGCCACTTATGCCGCAATGGAGCGTGGAATTGCCGTGCACACCCAAAAACCTTTGACCCATAACATTTGGGAGGCACGAACGCTTCAGGCCGCTGCGGACAAGTTTGGAGTTCAAACTGTAATGGGGAATCAGGGTCACAATATGGAAGGGATGCGTTTGATCCGGGAGTGGTATGAGGCGGGCCTTGTCGGTAAGGTCAGGGAAGTCCATGCTTGGACAAACCGAACCTCGGTAAACGTGAAGAACGAGGGCACGACTCCTCCTCCAGAACCGGTTCCGCCGACTTTAGATTGGGAGTTGTGGCAAGGACCGGTGCCCGAGGCTGCCTACAACAAAACTTTCGTTCCAAAGGGCTGGCGTTGGTGGTGGCAGTACGGTCTCGGTGGTTTGGGAGACATTGGCTGTCACACGTTGGAAATTCCCACGTACGCAATGCAATTGGGCTACCCGAACTTGGTCTACATGGCTCCCGAGATGGACTACAGGAACGAGTTTGATGGCAAAAAATCGAAAGCTGCGAGCGCAACCTATGTGTATGAATTTCCTGCGCAGGGTAGCCAGCCGCCGGTTACAATTTATTGGTATGAGGGCGGTCGTTTACCTCGATTCCCAGAGGAGATCGAAAAGTCCAGAGTGCCGTTGGAAGGTGGGTGTCTTATGATCGGTGACAAGAATATCCTCTTCTCACCTGGTATGCGGCCGAGCAGTCCACGGCTGGCGAACGACTGGATGGAGCTTCGACGTCAGCTTCCACCCAAGACCCTCCCGCGGGCTGTTGGAGGTCCGGTCAAAGAGATCATCATGGCAATAAAGGGAGAGATCCCGGGCTGTGGCTCCAACTTTGATTACGCAGCTCCGCTGACCGAGACCGTGATCCTTGGGACCATTGCGGTTAGGTCAGGGAAGAATGTGGAGTATCTCCCGGATCAAATGCGTTTTAAGGATCCATCCCTCGATTTCTATATTCGAGAGCCTGTCCGATCGGGTTGGGAATACGGTGAAGGATTGATCCGTTCCGGTAGCTGA
- a CDS encoding glycoside hydrolase family 38 C-terminal domain-containing protein has translation MNIPEKKTAIVVAHTHWDREWRYPIWKNRSLLIEFMDWLLEILENDPDYSGFLLDGQTVCIDDYLEIKPENRDRIAAQVKAGRLAIGPWYTLPDLFPIAGECLVRNLNKGIRFAEEFGGYNPIAYHTFGWGQTAQFPQIYQDLGINYAVAAKKVSEERAPFCEFMWTAPDGSQLLTSRLGHFTRQNVYFYLHFPVRLNNIYDDNEFAWKWGETGVAYHRADAELARNDYFRVDHEDGYFKENVKDGAQRIWDNMEKTLVGDYRILMCGCDFSTPNPYLPRMIADCNEAIPDIDFKMGSLEEYFSGLEERIDRSQVPVVHGELRDGEPCWASANALSTRIHIKQLNKAAENTMIRRTEPLAASLFKLGWQYPDGFFKRGWNYLLKSHPHDSINGVTQDKTVEDNLYRINQAIEISESIYEDCIAGLLNRLDLSAFGQEDQLLLLHNPQPRPVNEVIKIVVDTPQEKNVWAIGVAEENGNPLVVQPISRDEHKQPVHDIEARPWPLNVDRHFVYLETGEIPAGGYKVVKVTHKSTFWREEEWWPPMRKSVQNPIAKDSLSLENEFLRVAVNPDGTFDLTDKQNGRTIQNVHSFEDEGDTGDYWAFYVPFNNQAISSRGFNSRIWLEDNGSLSATIAVETVMQVPANAEYENVKIQGYGKRSEELVDLKIVSHLTLAKGSKHLRIKTSINNTAKDHRLRVLIPTDVQTDFSDAAGHFTVDRREIVHEREENGEYYPEMALRPMAEFCSASDGKCGLSVLNNCLTEFQLLEDERRTLAITLLRATRNRICTESRISSEFPEKLGSQMLQTIDYEYAIYPHKGDWVEGKVYAEADKLNAKVVPVQISMNRGGDLPSSASHYSIDNKAIVITAFKKAEDRDALILRLCNPTDKEQTTTIRTDLPVEHAWLNNLNEVRGEELPFENGCINLSLSKGKIVTVELQ, from the coding sequence ATGAATATTCCTGAAAAGAAAACTGCTATTGTTGTTGCTCACACTCATTGGGACAGAGAGTGGCGCTACCCGATTTGGAAAAACCGTTCCCTGCTCATCGAGTTTATGGACTGGTTGCTCGAAATTCTGGAGAATGACCCTGACTACAGTGGGTTCCTTCTCGATGGCCAAACGGTCTGTATCGACGACTACCTTGAAATCAAGCCGGAGAACCGGGACCGCATTGCCGCTCAGGTCAAAGCGGGACGACTGGCAATCGGCCCCTGGTATACCCTACCCGACCTCTTCCCGATCGCAGGAGAATGTCTCGTGCGCAATCTGAACAAGGGGATCCGTTTCGCCGAAGAGTTTGGCGGCTACAACCCAATCGCCTACCATACCTTTGGGTGGGGGCAGACGGCGCAGTTCCCGCAAATCTATCAAGACCTTGGTATCAACTATGCCGTAGCGGCAAAGAAGGTTTCCGAGGAACGCGCTCCCTTTTGCGAGTTCATGTGGACAGCCCCTGACGGATCTCAGCTCCTCACTTCGCGACTTGGACACTTTACCAGACAAAACGTTTATTTTTATCTCCATTTCCCAGTCCGCTTGAACAACATTTACGATGATAACGAGTTCGCGTGGAAATGGGGTGAAACCGGTGTCGCCTACCACCGTGCCGATGCGGAGCTTGCTCGAAACGACTATTTCCGGGTCGATCACGAGGATGGTTATTTCAAGGAGAACGTAAAAGATGGAGCCCAGCGCATTTGGGACAATATGGAGAAGACTCTGGTTGGGGATTACCGGATACTCATGTGCGGCTGCGATTTCTCGACTCCCAACCCGTATCTCCCGAGGATGATTGCCGACTGCAACGAGGCCATTCCCGACATCGACTTCAAGATGGGCTCCCTGGAGGAATACTTCTCGGGACTAGAAGAACGGATCGACCGGAGCCAGGTGCCGGTGGTCCATGGAGAGCTGCGCGATGGCGAGCCCTGCTGGGCTTCCGCCAACGCCTTGTCGACACGAATCCACATCAAACAGCTCAACAAGGCTGCGGAGAACACGATGATCCGCCGCACCGAACCTCTGGCCGCTTCTCTCTTCAAGCTCGGCTGGCAGTATCCCGATGGATTCTTCAAGCGCGGCTGGAATTACCTTCTCAAATCCCACCCCCACGATTCGATCAACGGCGTGACGCAGGATAAAACGGTGGAAGACAACCTCTACCGGATCAACCAAGCCATCGAGATCAGCGAGTCCATCTACGAAGACTGTATCGCCGGCTTACTCAATCGACTCGATCTCTCCGCGTTCGGTCAGGAGGACCAACTCCTTCTCCTGCACAATCCGCAACCGCGTCCGGTCAACGAAGTCATCAAAATCGTCGTCGATACTCCTCAGGAAAAGAATGTCTGGGCCATCGGTGTGGCCGAAGAGAACGGAAATCCCCTGGTTGTTCAGCCGATCTCCCGCGACGAACACAAGCAGCCGGTCCACGATATCGAAGCACGCCCCTGGCCTCTTAACGTAGACCGCCACTTTGTTTACCTCGAAACCGGCGAAATCCCGGCGGGCGGCTACAAGGTTGTCAAAGTGACCCACAAGTCGACGTTCTGGCGAGAGGAAGAGTGGTGGCCACCCATGCGCAAGAGCGTTCAAAACCCAATCGCCAAGGACTCCCTCTCCCTCGAGAACGAATTCCTGAGGGTTGCGGTGAACCCCGACGGAACCTTCGATCTGACCGACAAACAGAACGGACGGACAATTCAAAACGTGCACTCCTTCGAAGACGAAGGGGACACGGGCGATTACTGGGCGTTTTACGTCCCTTTCAATAACCAGGCCATCAGCAGCCGCGGCTTTAACTCGCGCATCTGGCTGGAGGACAACGGATCACTGAGTGCGACGATCGCCGTTGAGACGGTTATGCAAGTTCCGGCCAATGCTGAGTACGAGAACGTAAAGATTCAGGGCTATGGGAAAAGGAGCGAAGAACTCGTCGATCTGAAAATCGTCTCTCATCTGACGCTGGCAAAGGGTTCGAAGCACCTCCGAATCAAGACCTCGATCAACAATACGGCGAAAGACCATCGCCTTCGCGTCTTGATTCCAACCGACGTGCAGACCGATTTTTCCGATGCAGCCGGGCACTTTACCGTCGACCGTCGCGAGATCGTTCACGAGAGGGAAGAAAACGGCGAGTATTATCCGGAGATGGCTCTGCGACCCATGGCCGAGTTCTGCTCCGCAAGCGACGGCAAATGCGGGCTTTCCGTTCTCAACAACTGCTTGACCGAGTTCCAACTTCTCGAGGACGAGCGCCGCACCCTGGCGATCACTCTGCTTCGCGCTACACGGAACCGTATTTGCACCGAGTCCCGCATTTCCTCCGAGTTTCCCGAAAAACTCGGAAGCCAAATGCTGCAGACCATCGACTACGAATACGCGATCTACCCGCACAAAGGAGACTGGGTCGAAGGAAAGGTCTATGCAGAGGCAGATAAACTGAACGCCAAGGTGGTACCCGTGCAGATCTCGATGAACCGCGGGGGAGATCTCCCAAGCAGCGCATCGCACTACTCCATCGACAACAAAGCGATTGTGATTACCGCCTTCAAAAAAGCCGAAGACCGTGATGCGCTGATTTTGCGTCTTTGTAACCCTACTGACAAAGAACAGACCACCACGATTCGGACGGATCTCCCTGTTGAACATGCCTGGCTAAACAATCTCAATGAAGTCAGGGGTGAGGAACTCCCATTCGAGAATGGGTGTATAAACCTTTCCCTCTCCAAAGGAAAAATCGTTACCGTCGAACTTCAGTAA